The following coding sequences are from one Arthrobacter sp. 24S4-2 window:
- a CDS encoding glycosyltransferase family 2 protein, with the protein MDAAWQLRVVVLVPAYNEASSIGATLDGLMVQSRPADRIVVIPNGCSDTTAWEARKYPVTVMELPRLEHRKSEALNRAWNEYAQDADVLICLDADTVLPPNALAAWAQEFAATGTPAGKPLGGSSSKFTMQDPGVLSRLQKAEFATWTDVALQRGRTSVLAGTGCAINNSVLRQIAARADREGPWVYTSQVEDFELTYRIRELGYICQVSPDVRAYTDSMKSVKALWGQRMKWQVGTVEDLLELGVNRLTLRDWGQQAMGLLGVFLKLLWLAVIITSLVLGVFRFVLFWWFVPVLFVALDIKRARRIPHHDWKDIVLAASFFPQEIFMWLRSGWFLASWWAVLTGKITRRRIDRWEAQYTAEEIN; encoded by the coding sequence GTGGATGCAGCCTGGCAGCTGCGGGTGGTAGTTCTCGTCCCCGCCTACAACGAGGCCAGCTCCATCGGAGCCACCCTTGACGGCCTCATGGTGCAGTCCCGACCGGCGGACCGGATTGTGGTGATTCCCAACGGCTGCTCGGATACGACGGCCTGGGAGGCACGAAAGTACCCCGTCACCGTCATGGAACTTCCCCGTCTGGAACACCGCAAATCCGAGGCACTGAACCGGGCATGGAACGAGTACGCACAGGACGCCGACGTGCTGATCTGCCTGGACGCGGACACCGTGCTCCCGCCTAATGCGCTGGCAGCCTGGGCCCAGGAATTTGCCGCGACCGGCACCCCTGCCGGAAAGCCGTTGGGCGGATCGTCGTCGAAATTTACCATGCAGGATCCCGGGGTGCTGAGCCGGCTGCAGAAAGCCGAATTCGCCACCTGGACCGACGTCGCGCTGCAGCGCGGAAGAACCAGTGTCCTCGCCGGAACGGGCTGCGCCATCAACAACAGCGTCCTTCGGCAGATCGCTGCCCGGGCCGACCGCGAAGGCCCCTGGGTCTACACGTCCCAGGTTGAAGACTTCGAACTGACCTACCGCATCCGCGAACTCGGCTACATCTGCCAGGTCTCCCCGGATGTCCGCGCCTACACAGACTCCATGAAGTCAGTCAAAGCGCTCTGGGGCCAGCGGATGAAATGGCAGGTGGGAACCGTTGAGGACCTGCTCGAGCTGGGCGTCAACCGGCTGACCCTGCGGGACTGGGGCCAGCAGGCCATGGGCCTGCTGGGAGTCTTCCTCAAGCTCCTGTGGCTCGCCGTCATCATCACGTCGCTGGTGCTGGGAGTCTTCCGGTTCGTCCTGTTCTGGTGGTTTGTGCCAGTTCTGTTCGTGGCACTGGACATCAAGCGTGCCCGCCGGATTCCGCACCACGACTGGAAGGACATAGTGCTTGCGGCTTCCTTCTTCCCTCAGGAAATCTTCATGTGGCTCCGGTCCGGGTGGTTTCTCGCCTCCTGGTGGGCCGTACTCACAGGCAAGATCACCCGGCGGCGAATCGACCGCTGGGAAGCGCAATACACAGCAGAGGAAATCAACTAG
- a CDS encoding pyridoxamine 5'-phosphate oxidase family protein produces the protein MMFTHEDSKPILNLDDDQSWKLLEGTKHGRLVVTVAGEPDIFPVNYAVSGRKLYLRTAPGNKLAELTINAKVLFETDGIMSDEAWSVVLRGTARVLDHSADIAAAESLGLKPWVPTLKDFYVEIEPVSLSGRHFQFGEHPEREI, from the coding sequence ATGATGTTCACACACGAAGACAGCAAACCCATCCTGAACCTGGACGATGACCAGTCGTGGAAGCTCCTGGAGGGCACAAAACACGGCCGATTGGTAGTGACCGTGGCTGGCGAGCCGGACATTTTCCCGGTTAACTACGCCGTGAGTGGCCGGAAGCTCTACCTCCGGACAGCTCCGGGAAACAAGCTCGCGGAGCTGACCATCAACGCCAAGGTCCTCTTTGAAACGGACGGAATCATGTCCGACGAGGCATGGTCCGTGGTCCTTCGCGGCACCGCACGGGTCCTGGACCATTCCGCGGACATCGCAGCGGCGGAGTCTCTCGGCCTGAAGCCTTGGGTGCCAACGTTGAAGGACTTCTACGTGGAGATCGAGCCGGTCTCGCTCAGCGGCCGGCACTTCCAGTTCGGCGAACATCCGGAGCGGGAAATCTAG
- a CDS encoding glycosyl hydrolase, whose translation MKTLITALVVGFGLTLAAVQPVQAAPAAAQIALSPATGPAGSAVTVTGTGFKVSTTGTVTVGASTFSFQTAATGAFSTAITIPPAATGSLTITAKTSSVKASSVFQVAAPAPTLPPVSTAALRFGVATAGGPLAGGELDEVAQLAGESPSSVLFYEDFVQAPPITEMNAVRARGAVPLVTWEPWAWGGGLEQPAYSLDRIAAGDFDAHITQWGQALAAWGQPVQLRFAHEMNGNWYPWAEGVNGNQAGDYVQAWRHVHDVVAATGAGNVSWVWSPNVPYYGSTDLAGLFPGAGYVNVVALDGYNWGTSASWSGWISPQDLFAPGIAQLRALAPGVPILIAETASSEAGGSKAAWNTDLVSYLAAQPDVMGFVWFHLQKETDWRINSTDASAAAFKSALAARRAS comes from the coding sequence GTGAAGACTCTCATTACTGCCTTGGTTGTTGGATTCGGACTGACGCTGGCGGCCGTCCAACCCGTGCAGGCAGCACCCGCGGCAGCCCAGATTGCCCTCAGCCCGGCGACAGGGCCGGCGGGTTCCGCCGTCACCGTCACCGGAACGGGGTTCAAGGTCTCCACCACTGGAACGGTGACAGTCGGCGCCTCGACTTTTTCGTTCCAAACGGCGGCCACCGGGGCGTTCAGTACAGCCATCACCATTCCGCCGGCGGCCACCGGTTCGCTGACCATCACCGCCAAGACCTCCTCCGTCAAGGCATCGTCGGTGTTCCAGGTTGCTGCGCCTGCCCCCACGCTCCCGCCGGTCAGTACCGCAGCGCTTCGCTTCGGTGTAGCCACTGCCGGCGGTCCGCTGGCCGGCGGCGAACTGGATGAAGTGGCCCAACTGGCCGGGGAAAGCCCGTCCAGTGTGCTCTTCTACGAGGACTTCGTTCAGGCGCCGCCCATCACCGAAATGAACGCTGTGCGGGCACGGGGCGCTGTTCCGCTGGTCACCTGGGAACCCTGGGCCTGGGGCGGCGGCCTGGAACAGCCGGCCTACTCCCTGGACCGGATTGCCGCCGGCGACTTTGACGCCCACATCACGCAGTGGGGCCAGGCGCTGGCGGCCTGGGGCCAGCCGGTCCAGCTGAGGTTCGCCCACGAGATGAACGGCAACTGGTACCCGTGGGCGGAAGGCGTGAACGGCAACCAAGCCGGTGACTACGTACAGGCTTGGCGGCATGTTCACGACGTGGTTGCGGCCACCGGGGCCGGCAACGTTTCCTGGGTATGGAGCCCTAATGTTCCGTACTACGGTTCCACCGATCTCGCCGGCCTGTTCCCTGGTGCTGGATACGTGAATGTCGTGGCTCTCGATGGATACAACTGGGGCACTTCTGCGTCGTGGAGCGGCTGGATTTCGCCGCAGGACCTGTTTGCCCCCGGGATAGCCCAGTTGCGTGCCCTGGCCCCGGGAGTTCCCATCCTGATCGCCGAGACGGCTTCCAGCGAGGCAGGCGGCTCCAAAGCGGCTTGGAATACGGATCTGGTCAGCTATCTCGCGGCCCAGCCGGATGTCATGGGATTCGTCTGGTTCCATCTTCAAAAGGAAACCGACTGGCGTATCAACAGCACCGACGCCTCGGCGGCCGCCTTTAAGAGTGCGTTGGCGGCGCGCCGGGCGTCGTAG
- a CDS encoding Hpt domain-containing protein has translation MDGQDGVSRTYVDPSVLQTLRCELEPDAEYCTVFVNSYIQQLPRRLDRLRLAVETMDMDAAMDAVLSVKTSSMMVGAAYLSTLADELETILRHLETHPESQAERPHRHQLALLESMDACTDQTVAGLSAAAAA, from the coding sequence ATGGATGGACAGGATGGCGTCAGCCGGACGTACGTTGACCCCTCCGTGTTGCAAACACTCCGCTGCGAACTTGAGCCCGACGCCGAATACTGCACCGTGTTCGTCAACAGCTACATCCAGCAACTGCCGCGTAGGCTCGACCGGCTCCGCCTCGCTGTAGAAACCATGGATATGGATGCCGCCATGGACGCCGTCCTCAGCGTGAAGACTTCCAGCATGATGGTGGGCGCCGCGTATCTCAGTACGCTCGCTGACGAGCTCGAGACCATCCTGAGGCACCTGGAGACTCATCCGGAATCCCAGGCAGAGCGGCCGCACCGGCATCAGTTGGCGCTCCTGGAAAGCATGGACGCGTGCACCGATCAGACCGTGGCCGGCCTCTCGGCCGCAGCAGCGGCCTAG
- a CDS encoding very short patch repair endonuclease: MADRLTPEQRSWNMSRIRGKNTKPELLVRSLLHAKGYRYRLHGSAHGGKLPGNPDLVFAGRHKVIFVNGCFWHFHDCKAGRHAPAANAEFWAAKRTRTRNRDAEQRRLLEASGWQVLTVWECELKDISALETQLEQFLA, translated from the coding sequence ATGGCGGACCGGCTGACTCCAGAACAGCGCAGCTGGAACATGTCCAGGATCCGTGGCAAGAACACCAAACCGGAACTGCTGGTCCGCAGCCTCCTGCACGCGAAAGGCTACCGCTACCGCCTGCATGGCAGTGCGCACGGCGGCAAGCTTCCCGGCAACCCGGACCTGGTGTTCGCCGGACGACACAAAGTCATCTTCGTCAACGGATGCTTCTGGCACTTCCACGACTGCAAAGCAGGCCGGCACGCCCCCGCGGCGAACGCGGAGTTCTGGGCGGCCAAACGGACGCGCACAAGGAACCGCGACGCCGAACAGCGCCGCCTGCTTGAAGCTTCCGGTTGGCAGGTGCTCACCGTCTGGGAATGTGAACTCAAGGACATCTCCGCTTTGGAAACACAGCTGGAGCAATTCCTGGCGTGA